One part of the Dermacentor silvarum isolate Dsil-2018 chromosome 6, BIME_Dsil_1.4, whole genome shotgun sequence genome encodes these proteins:
- the LOC119455450 gene encoding zinc finger protein 98 isoform X2, whose protein sequence is MPTKGDHPCNGKEDACKSNTVKSEQVPSSTSLIHCKKASAPLLCPVCNKAFGRKYHLVRHLQNAVCSAEQKLSLPCPTCGKIFSSKAKLDYHITVHGMASENCKTSPLKRFECNQCGRLLWSQSQLKIHQRTHTGERPFTCTECSKTFVSLGALNKHKLSHSEEKPFVCPHCPARFSLKGTLNRHIPTHTGIRAHKCPHCPKDFIQAVALQAHLVTHTGSNGFPCRVCGHMFSRKARMKEHVLCVHEGQRKFKCDLCAKMFSRKDDLTTHQEHRHGLIGKPLGGLNPAWSSLTLMTMGSGSLSPPRAFAQDALLNDSVITHQSTLDMSPDSYSTAARMETKQHKHNVVGDKRTAHDAFHRTHTNDSHLHGKTLYVKPSGMNENCKNKSLVALEDKSFHENGVREALLSQEHGANACTVGNQSMAMKHSSTSNVSASSMQSNICLKSEESLQESEENCDGLKNRIEEFLCFLIEKPILKRFGWPSAHLSDLLEAVIRHCGCSPSESQFDSLADKLRENCKVLFTKVLEDDVAGKLLDDDETVDVVLDKVLELARLS, encoded by the exons ATGCCGACAAAG GGTGACCATCCATGCAATGGAAAGGAGGACGCATGTAAATCGAACACTGTGAAGTCTGAACAGGTGCCCAGTTCTACAAGCCTTATACACTGCAAAAAAGCCTCAGCACCATTATTGTGTCCTGTCTGCAACAAAGCGTTTGGTCGAAAATATCACCTGGTGAGGCACCTGCAAAATGCAGTCTGCTCTGCAGAACAGAAGCTTTCTTTGCCGTGTCCTACATGTGGCAAAATATTTTCCTCGAAG GCGAAACTCGACTACCACATTACTGTGCATGGCATGGCATCAGAAAATTGCAAAACGTCTCCCCTCAAGCGGTTTGAGTGCAACCAGTGCGGTCGTCTCCTTTGGTCGCAGTCTCAGTTGAAGATTCACCAACGAACCCACACTGGGGAGCGAccgttcacctgcaccgagtgTTCCAAGACTTTTGTCTCCCTGGGTGCTCTAAACAAGCACAAGCTTTCTCACTCGGAGGAAAAGCCCTTTGTATGTCCCCACTGCCCAGCCAGATTTTCCTTAAAAGGCACGCTCAACAGGCACATTCCCACGCATACAGGCATTCGTGCTCACAAGTGTCCCCACTGCCCCAAGGATTTCATCCAGGCTGTGGCACTTCAAGCCCACCTTGTTACTCACACGGGCAGCAATGGTTTTCCCTGCCGCGTGTGCGGGCACATGTTCTCCCGCAAGGCCCGCATGAAAGAGCACGTGCTGTGTGTTCACGAAGGCCAGCGCAAGTTTAAATGTGACTTATGCGCCAAGATGTTCTCTCGCAAGGATGATCTCACCACCCACCAGGAGCACAGGCATGGCCTTATCGGCAAGCCTCTAGGTGGTCTCAACCCGGCATGGAGCAGTTTGACACTCATGACGATGGGCTCGGGCAGTTTGTCACCCCCCCGTGCTTTCGCTCAAGATGCACTCTTAAACGACTCTGTGATAACTCATCAGTCAACGCTAGATATGTCGCCTGACTCCTACAGTACGGCTGCTCGTATGGAGACAAAACAGCATAAGCATAATGTTGTAGGTGACAAACGTACAGCACACGATGCATTCCACCGAACTCACACTAATGACAGCCATCTACATGGTAAAACATTGTATGTTAAGCCATCAGGTATGAATGAAAATTGTAAGAATAAAAGTCTGGTTGCTCTTGAAGATAAAAGTTTCCATGAGAACGGTGTAAGAGAAGCGCTCCTGTCTCAAGAGCACGGCGCTAATGCTTGCACTGTAGGCAACCAAAGCATGGCAATGAAACATTCATCTACATCTAATGTTTCTGCAAGCTCTATGCAAAGCAACATTTGCCTTAAAAGTGAGGAGTCATTACAGGAGTCGGAGGAAAACTGCGATGGTCTTAAAAACCGCATAGAGGAGTTTCTCTGCTTCCTAATTGAAAAACCCATACTCAAGAGATTTGGGTGGCCCAGTGCACACTTAAGTGACTTGTTGGAGGCTGTGATCCGTCACTGTGGCTGCAGCCCATCTGAGTCTCAGTTTGACTCTCTTGCCGATAAGCTCAGAGAAAACTGCAAGGTACTTTTTACAAAGGTACTTGAAGATGATGTTGCTGGGAAgcttcttgatgatgatgagacTGTTGATGTTGTACTTGACAAGGTTCTAGAGTTAGCCAGGCTAAGCTAA
- the LOC119455450 gene encoding zinc finger protein 98 isoform X1: protein MNTCSTISWMLHAGDHPCNGKEDACKSNTVKSEQVPSSTSLIHCKKASAPLLCPVCNKAFGRKYHLVRHLQNAVCSAEQKLSLPCPTCGKIFSSKAKLDYHITVHGMASENCKTSPLKRFECNQCGRLLWSQSQLKIHQRTHTGERPFTCTECSKTFVSLGALNKHKLSHSEEKPFVCPHCPARFSLKGTLNRHIPTHTGIRAHKCPHCPKDFIQAVALQAHLVTHTGSNGFPCRVCGHMFSRKARMKEHVLCVHEGQRKFKCDLCAKMFSRKDDLTTHQEHRHGLIGKPLGGLNPAWSSLTLMTMGSGSLSPPRAFAQDALLNDSVITHQSTLDMSPDSYSTAARMETKQHKHNVVGDKRTAHDAFHRTHTNDSHLHGKTLYVKPSGMNENCKNKSLVALEDKSFHENGVREALLSQEHGANACTVGNQSMAMKHSSTSNVSASSMQSNICLKSEESLQESEENCDGLKNRIEEFLCFLIEKPILKRFGWPSAHLSDLLEAVIRHCGCSPSESQFDSLADKLRENCKVLFTKVLEDDVAGKLLDDDETVDVVLDKVLELARLS, encoded by the exons ATGAACACGTGCAGTACAATCAGCTGGATGTTGCATGCC GGTGACCATCCATGCAATGGAAAGGAGGACGCATGTAAATCGAACACTGTGAAGTCTGAACAGGTGCCCAGTTCTACAAGCCTTATACACTGCAAAAAAGCCTCAGCACCATTATTGTGTCCTGTCTGCAACAAAGCGTTTGGTCGAAAATATCACCTGGTGAGGCACCTGCAAAATGCAGTCTGCTCTGCAGAACAGAAGCTTTCTTTGCCGTGTCCTACATGTGGCAAAATATTTTCCTCGAAG GCGAAACTCGACTACCACATTACTGTGCATGGCATGGCATCAGAAAATTGCAAAACGTCTCCCCTCAAGCGGTTTGAGTGCAACCAGTGCGGTCGTCTCCTTTGGTCGCAGTCTCAGTTGAAGATTCACCAACGAACCCACACTGGGGAGCGAccgttcacctgcaccgagtgTTCCAAGACTTTTGTCTCCCTGGGTGCTCTAAACAAGCACAAGCTTTCTCACTCGGAGGAAAAGCCCTTTGTATGTCCCCACTGCCCAGCCAGATTTTCCTTAAAAGGCACGCTCAACAGGCACATTCCCACGCATACAGGCATTCGTGCTCACAAGTGTCCCCACTGCCCCAAGGATTTCATCCAGGCTGTGGCACTTCAAGCCCACCTTGTTACTCACACGGGCAGCAATGGTTTTCCCTGCCGCGTGTGCGGGCACATGTTCTCCCGCAAGGCCCGCATGAAAGAGCACGTGCTGTGTGTTCACGAAGGCCAGCGCAAGTTTAAATGTGACTTATGCGCCAAGATGTTCTCTCGCAAGGATGATCTCACCACCCACCAGGAGCACAGGCATGGCCTTATCGGCAAGCCTCTAGGTGGTCTCAACCCGGCATGGAGCAGTTTGACACTCATGACGATGGGCTCGGGCAGTTTGTCACCCCCCCGTGCTTTCGCTCAAGATGCACTCTTAAACGACTCTGTGATAACTCATCAGTCAACGCTAGATATGTCGCCTGACTCCTACAGTACGGCTGCTCGTATGGAGACAAAACAGCATAAGCATAATGTTGTAGGTGACAAACGTACAGCACACGATGCATTCCACCGAACTCACACTAATGACAGCCATCTACATGGTAAAACATTGTATGTTAAGCCATCAGGTATGAATGAAAATTGTAAGAATAAAAGTCTGGTTGCTCTTGAAGATAAAAGTTTCCATGAGAACGGTGTAAGAGAAGCGCTCCTGTCTCAAGAGCACGGCGCTAATGCTTGCACTGTAGGCAACCAAAGCATGGCAATGAAACATTCATCTACATCTAATGTTTCTGCAAGCTCTATGCAAAGCAACATTTGCCTTAAAAGTGAGGAGTCATTACAGGAGTCGGAGGAAAACTGCGATGGTCTTAAAAACCGCATAGAGGAGTTTCTCTGCTTCCTAATTGAAAAACCCATACTCAAGAGATTTGGGTGGCCCAGTGCACACTTAAGTGACTTGTTGGAGGCTGTGATCCGTCACTGTGGCTGCAGCCCATCTGAGTCTCAGTTTGACTCTCTTGCCGATAAGCTCAGAGAAAACTGCAAGGTACTTTTTACAAAGGTACTTGAAGATGATGTTGCTGGGAAgcttcttgatgatgatgagacTGTTGATGTTGTACTTGACAAGGTTCTAGAGTTAGCCAGGCTAAGCTAA